From a single Silene latifolia isolate original U9 population chromosome 6, ASM4854445v1, whole genome shotgun sequence genomic region:
- the LOC141586123 gene encoding chlorophyll a-b binding protein CP26, chloroplastic, with protein sequence MASIAASTAATCFGKSEILGNQLKNATSSSPSGVVASPSKIVALFGSKKKAAPKAKAVAVAPVDDELAKWYGPDRRIFLPDGLLDRSEIPEYLTGEVPGDYGYDPFGLGKKPENLAKYRAFELIHARWAMLGAAGFIIPEAFNKFGANCGPEAVWFKTGALLLDGNTLNYFGKPIPINLILAVVAEVVLVGGAEYYRITNGLDFEDKLHPGGPFDPLGLANDPDQAAILKVKEIKNGRLAMFSMLGFFIQAYVTGQGPVENLAAHLSDPFGNNLLTVIAGTAERAPTL encoded by the exons ATGGCTTCAATAGCGGCGTCAACGGCGGCGACTTGTTTCGGAAAGTCGGAAATATTGGGTAACCAATTGAAAAATGCCACGTCCTCGTCACCAAGTGGTGTTGTTGCTTCCCCTAGTAAGATAGTTGCTTTGTTTGGTAGTAAGAAGAAGGCAGCGCCAAAAGCGAAAGCGGTTGCGGTTGCTCCGGTTGATGATGAGTTGGCTAAATGGTACGGTCCAGACCGGAGGATTTTCTTGCCTGATGGTCTTTTGGACCGGTCGGAAATTCCTGAGTACCTCACTGGTGAAGTCCCCGGAGA CTATGGTTATGATCCTTTTGGTCTTGGCAAAAAGCCAGAGAACTTGGCCAA ATATCGTGCATTCGAGCTTATCCATGCTCGATGGGCAATGCTTGGAGCAGCCGGGTTCATTATCCCCGAAGCTTTCAACAAATTCGGAGCCAACTGTGGCCCTGAAGCCGTTTGGTTCAAG ACTGGTGCATTGCTGTTGGACGGAAACACATTAAACTACTTTGGCAAGCCCATTCCGATTAACCTGATTTTAGCTGTCGTTGCCGAGGTCGTCCTTGTTGGTGGCGCTGAGTACTACAGAATCACCAATGGTTTG GACTTTGAAGACAAGCTACACCCAGGAGGGCCATTTGACCCATTAGGGTTAGCAAATGATCCAGACCAAGCAGCAATATTAAAGGTGAAGGAAATCAAGAATGGAAGACTAGCAATGTTTTCAATGTTGGGATTTTTCATACAAGCATATGTAACAGGACAAGGTCCAGTTGAAAACTTAGCTGCTCATCTAAGTGATCCTTTTGGCAACAACTTGCTTACTGTTATTGCTGGAACTGCTGAGAGAGCTCCTACTCTTTAA